One Tachysurus fulvidraco isolate hzauxx_2018 chromosome 2, HZAU_PFXX_2.0, whole genome shotgun sequence DNA segment encodes these proteins:
- the odad1 gene encoding coiled-coil domain-containing protein 114 isoform X1 — translation MPRGRSAISVHSDSSDMDLDALAEAEISKLQRQFRIMEGDRQAYSVQSQELIRKQRLEIEKLRKEHEELQKNLRVSESQSRKQADSHDAQQLRTLLNRRNELEQQLERERLSQAELEREIQSIQKKLEVLRKGDVGTFHSQKSQALHIQKATRTLENKLDRALIRFNQQLVKNSQLREELETLRVERVRFQQLHRKLEKELQEIRREIGDVIGMSTAAYDARMEAQTKMTMMKEKAVKDLAQYNAEIKELERLIAHEQRLKDFMTTKCNESTGLDNVLSHKHEIKEQQRNDSEVAAETLEEVFQRIKKVTGEDDLEMLVTKFIQAEDRNFALFNYVNEQNTNAETLKDEIRQIKEDMERFEVEDQQQEQEHHTTLNQTKEQQRDTEAQALEYEAQAKETTEILDQIKSGVSSLFNKINCDRAEVDDLLGSSSGIRDSNIMTYLKLVEQKTNELLTVQAFISSKDREKYYDAKLVAQVLLGQSAEMQKQAPVIQPPVSGDDYDTEELLLPHDDERPLTHEELRQCIMNRILQKEEALHAGKSKEVRSSKLSALSSHRQHTHEFTL, via the exons ATGCCTCGCGGAAGATCAGCGATAAGCGTCCACTCTGACTCCAGCGACATGGACCTTGATGCACTGG cagAGGCAGAGATTAGCAAGTTACAGAGGCAGTTTCGCATCATGGAGGGAGATCGGCAGGCCTACAGCGTCCAGTCACAGGAGCTTATTCGCAAACAACG TCTTGAGATAGAAAAGCTGCGCAAGGAGCACGAGGAACTGCAGAAGAACCTGCGTGTATCTGAGAGCCAGTCACGCAAGCAGGCTGACAGCCATGACGCCCAGCAGCTCCGGACTCTCCTGAACCGCCGCAATGAGCTCGAACAgcagctggagagagagagactcagtcAAGCAGAGCTGGAGCGAGAG ATCCAGAGTATTCAGAAAAAACTGGAAGTGCTGAGAAAAGGGGATGTAGGTACCTTTCACAGTCAGAAGTCTCAAGCTCTTCACATCCAAAAGGCCACTCGCACCCTGGAAAATAAACTGGACAGG GCTCTCATTCGCTTCAACCAGCAGCTGGTGAAGAACAGCCAGCTGAGAGAAGAGCTGGAGACGCTGCGTGTGGAGCGCGTCCGCTTCCAGCAGCTACACCGCAAACTGGAAAAG gAGCTTCAGGAAATCCGGCGGGAGATTGGCGATGTCATCGGCATGTCGACGGCAGCTTATGATGCCAG AATGGAGGCCCAGACAAAGATGACGATGATGAAGGAGAAGGCGGTGAAGGACTTAGCGCAGTACAACGCCGAAATAAAGGAGCTAGAGAGGCTGATCGCACACGAGCAGCGTCTTAAAGACTTCATGACTACAAAGTGCAACGAGAGCACAGGACTGGACAATGTCCTCAGCCACAAACACG AAATAAAGGAGCAGCAGAGGAACGACTCAGAGGTGGCAGCGGAGACTCTAGAGGAAGTTTTTCAGCGGATCAAGAAAGTGACCGGCGAAGATGATTTGGAAATGCTAGTCACTAAATTTATCCAGG CCGAAGACAGGAACTTTGCTCTCTTTAATTACGTGAACGAGCAAAACACAAACGCAGAGACGTTGAAAGATGAAATCAGACAG ATCAAAGAGGATATGGAGAGGTTTGAGGTGGAGGATcagcagcaggagcaggagcatCACACCACCCTCAATCAGACGAAGGAGCAGCAGCGTGACACTGAAGCTCAGGCCCTGGAGTACGAGGCCCAGGCCAAGGAAACCACAGAGATCCTGGATCAGATAAAGTCAG GAGTGAGCAGTTTGTTTAATAAGATCAATTGCGACCGTGCGGAGGTGGATGACCTGCTCGGTTCTTCATCTGGAATCAGAGACTCCAACATCATGACGTATTTGAAGCTGGTGGAGCAGAAAACCAACGAGCTTCTCACTGTGCAGGCCTTCATCAGCTCCAAG GACCGGGAGAAGTATTATGATGCAAAATTGGTGGCTCAGGTGCTGCTTGGGCAAAGTGCAGAGATGCAGAAACAAGCTCCTGTCATACAGCCTCCTGTCTCTGG CGATGACTACGATACAGAAGAGCTGCTACTCCCACATGACGATGAGAGACCTTTGACACATGAAGAACTCCGTCAGTGCATTATGAACAGg ATTCTTCAAAAGGAAGAAGCATTGCATGCTGGGAAAAGCAAAGAGGTGAGGTCTTCTAAACTCAGCGCTCTGTCGAGCCACAGACAGCATACACACGAATTCACACTGTGA
- the LOC113657257 gene encoding taste receptor type 1 member 3, producing the protein MFCRTAGRAKLLILFCLLNSAHGANPSWFQNISTNLFKSPGDILLGGLFPINRLTSNLTERVKPDDIQCKSVDQYGLALSLVMKYTIDEINAKPDLLPNVKLGFETYDDCGQSAIIMKPTLLFFTTNNSDILDVMCNYTEYKTRVHAVIGPSSSEMANVIGQLVSFFLMPQVSYRATSNSFSDKTTYPSFMRTAPSDSWQALAMVQLLQQFGWNWVAVIGSDETYGKEGQQQVSQNAADGGICVAYEGLIPVYEDPMHTISEILDGIVEVKVGVVVVFASSKATAAFFSEVIRRNMTGVWLASTAWAVHSSIVTLPGIQTIGTVLGFTDMSQPISLLSPYVQQLFTNIEQERLRMHTTQLNADVSPLENPCPDCWSLSPANVSIVQTELVRRTAFSVYAAVYSVAYAMHNMLGCNSNMCTRYYKKDTIYPWQLLPWVQKVSMTLNGTQMNFDANGNPNIGYDLLAWVFQNNTVSFKNIGTFVQNLTIDRKLIKWHTNNNTVPTSRCSSDCLSGQVRIVKGFYSCCFDCSDCLEGTFQNRTDDIQCTKCPPRQWSTFRSTSCVFPTYEYLAWTSFESVALILAGLLLLSCQAAMGILFFQNRGTPLLKALGGPLCGLGLLSLMGSCIGLVLYLGQPNDVICRVQILLYVMFPTAALSTLLAISMQIVYVCEFPEKALQNMENMQGLGSWGLVLACCGVQSGLVGWFILEGPSLTNWVDSLEVNFVTRFLPCPTEPILNFGLMLGFNGLLALICFMCTFMAPKPVRQYNFARDITIASLIYCVIWVIFIPIYAGLGDKEKTIAQVLFTLISNTALTVSYYLPKCHLLVKEPDLNKNEYFASILEGIPPIPPEEPPPDKNKQDNKKDNKEDNKEGEKNENKERSKEESKEENKEDNN; encoded by the exons ATGTTTTGCAGAACAGCTGGAAGGGCGAAGCTGCTGATCCTGTTCTGCCTGCTCAATTCTGCTCATGGAGCTAATCCATCATGGTTCCAGAACATCTCCACAAATCTCTTCAAGTCTCCTGGAGATATTCTACTCGGTGGACTCTTTCCCATCAACCGTCTGACCAGCAACCTGACCGAGAGAGTGAAACCGGACGATATTCAGTGCAAGAG TGTCGATCAGTATGGCCTTGCGCTGTCGTTAGTGATGAAGTACACCATTGACGAGATCAACGCCAAGCCTGACCTTCTGCCTAACGTTAAGCTGGGCTTTGAGACCTATGATGACTGCGGGCAGTCTGCCATTATTATGAAGCCCACGCTGCTTTTTTTCACCACAAACAACTCCGACATTTTGGACGTCATGTGTAACTACACCGAGTACAAGACCAGAGTCCATGCCGTCATTGGGCCATCCAGCTCCGAGATGGCAAATGTCATTGGCCAGCTGGTGAGCTTCTTCCTGATGCCACAG GTCAGCTACAGAGCCACCAGTAATAGTTTCAGTGACAAGACGACATACCCGTCGTTCATGCGTACTGCCCCCAGTGATAGCTGGCAGGCCTTGGCAATGGTTCAGCTGCTGCAGCAGTTCGGCTGGAACTGGGTGGCGGTGATCGGAAGTGATGAGACTTACGGCAAAGAGGGTCAACAGCAGGTGTCCCAGAACGCTGCAGACGGGGGGATTTGTGTAGCCTACGAGGGGCTGATTCCAGTCTACGAAGACCCAATGCACACCATATCAGAGATCCTGGACGGCATAGTAGAGGTCAAAGTTGgcgtggtggtggtgtttgcATCCTCCAAAGCAACTGCCGCCTTCTTCAGTGAG GTAATCAGGAGGAACATGACAGGAGTCTGGTTAGCGAGCACAGCGTGGGCTGTACACAGCAGCATCGTCACACTGCCTGGCATTCAGACCATCGGCACCGTGCTGGGCTTCACCGACATGTCCCAACCCATCAGCCTGCTCAGCCCATATGTACAACAGCTTTTCACCAACATAGAGCAAGAGAGACTCAGAATGCATACCACACAGCTAAATGCTGACGTCTCTCCTCTGGAGAACCCATGTCCAGACTGCTGGAGTCTTTCACCAGCAAACGTGAGCATTGTTCAAACAGAGCTGGTGCGGCGCACCGCCTTCAGCGTCTACGCTGCTGTCTACAGCGTGGCCTATGCGATGCACAACATGCTCGGCTGTAACTCAAACATGTGTACCAGATATTACAAGAAGGATACTATCTATCCCTGGCAG TTGTTGCCATGGGTACAGAAGGTTTCAATGACACTGAATGGAACCCAAATGAACTTTGACGCAAACGGAAACCCGAATATCGGCTATGATCTGCTAGCCTGGGTCTTTCAGAACAACACTGTGAGCTTCAAAAACATTGGGACCTTCGTCCAGAACCTGACGATCGATAGGAAACTCATAAAATGGCACACGAATAATAATACG GTCCCCACATCTAGATGCTCCTCCGACTGTCTATCGGGACAAGTGCGTATAGTTAAAGGATTTTATTCCTGCTGCTTTGACTGCAGTGACTGTTTAGAGGGAACCTTCCAAAATAGAACAG ACGATATCCAATGCACCAAATGTCCTCCACGCCAGTGGTCCACGTTCCGCAGTACCAGCTGTGTCTTTCCCACCTATGAATACCTGGCTTGGACCTCCTTTGAATCAGTAGCTCTGATCTTGGCTGGACTTCTGTTGCTGTCTTGTCAGGCAGCAATGGGCATCCTGTTCTTCCAAAACAGAGGGACGCCGCTCCTGAAAGCACTGGGAGGACCACTATGTGGCTTGGGTCTGCTGAGTCTGATGGGAAGCTGTATTGGTCTGGTGCTGTACCTGGGTCAGCCGAATGATGTCATTTGCCGTGTCCAGATACTTCTGTATGTAATGTTCCCCACTGCAGCACTGTCCACCCTCCTGGCTATCTCTATGCAG ATTGTTTATGTGTGCGAGTTCCCTGAAAAAGCTCTGcagaacatggagaacatgcaaggCCTTGGCAGCTGGGGTCTGGTGCTAGCATGTTGTGGTGTTCAGTCAGGGCTCGTTGGCTGGTTTATCCTTGAAGGGCCTTCACTCACCAACTGGGTAGACAGTCTGGAAGTTAATTTTGTTACAAGGTTCCTGCCCTGCCCCACTGAACCCATACTGAACTTTGGCCTCATGCTGGGTTTCAATGGCCTGCTGGCCTTGATCTGCTTCATGTGCACCTTCATGGCACCGAAACCGGTCAGGCAGTACAACTTTGCCAGAGACATTACAATCGCCAGCCTGATCTACTGTGTAATATGGGTCATATTTATCCCAATCTATGCTGGCCTGGGTGACAAAGAGAAGACAATTGCTCAAGTACTGTTTACTTTGATTAGTAATACAGCACTCACAGTCAGTTATTACCTTCCAAAGTGTCACCTCCTTGTCAAGGAGCCAGACCTCAACAAAAATGAATACTTCGCCTCGATCTTAGAGGGAATCCCACCGATACCACCTGAGGAGCCACCaccagataaaaataaacaagataataaaaaagataataaagaaGACAATAAAGAAGGGGAGAAAAacgagaataaagagagaagtAAAGAGGAGAGTAAGGAGGAAAATAAAGAGGATAACAACTAA
- the odad1 gene encoding coiled-coil domain-containing protein 114 isoform X2, with protein sequence MPRGRSAISVHSDSSDMDLDALEAEISKLQRQFRIMEGDRQAYSVQSQELIRKQRLEIEKLRKEHEELQKNLRVSESQSRKQADSHDAQQLRTLLNRRNELEQQLERERLSQAELEREIQSIQKKLEVLRKGDVGTFHSQKSQALHIQKATRTLENKLDRALIRFNQQLVKNSQLREELETLRVERVRFQQLHRKLEKELQEIRREIGDVIGMSTAAYDARMEAQTKMTMMKEKAVKDLAQYNAEIKELERLIAHEQRLKDFMTTKCNESTGLDNVLSHKHEIKEQQRNDSEVAAETLEEVFQRIKKVTGEDDLEMLVTKFIQAEDRNFALFNYVNEQNTNAETLKDEIRQIKEDMERFEVEDQQQEQEHHTTLNQTKEQQRDTEAQALEYEAQAKETTEILDQIKSGVSSLFNKINCDRAEVDDLLGSSSGIRDSNIMTYLKLVEQKTNELLTVQAFISSKDREKYYDAKLVAQVLLGQSAEMQKQAPVIQPPVSGDDYDTEELLLPHDDERPLTHEELRQCIMNRILQKEEALHAGKSKEVRSSKLSALSSHRQHTHEFTL encoded by the exons ATGCCTCGCGGAAGATCAGCGATAAGCGTCCACTCTGACTCCAGCGACATGGACCTTGATGCACTGG AGGCAGAGATTAGCAAGTTACAGAGGCAGTTTCGCATCATGGAGGGAGATCGGCAGGCCTACAGCGTCCAGTCACAGGAGCTTATTCGCAAACAACG TCTTGAGATAGAAAAGCTGCGCAAGGAGCACGAGGAACTGCAGAAGAACCTGCGTGTATCTGAGAGCCAGTCACGCAAGCAGGCTGACAGCCATGACGCCCAGCAGCTCCGGACTCTCCTGAACCGCCGCAATGAGCTCGAACAgcagctggagagagagagactcagtcAAGCAGAGCTGGAGCGAGAG ATCCAGAGTATTCAGAAAAAACTGGAAGTGCTGAGAAAAGGGGATGTAGGTACCTTTCACAGTCAGAAGTCTCAAGCTCTTCACATCCAAAAGGCCACTCGCACCCTGGAAAATAAACTGGACAGG GCTCTCATTCGCTTCAACCAGCAGCTGGTGAAGAACAGCCAGCTGAGAGAAGAGCTGGAGACGCTGCGTGTGGAGCGCGTCCGCTTCCAGCAGCTACACCGCAAACTGGAAAAG gAGCTTCAGGAAATCCGGCGGGAGATTGGCGATGTCATCGGCATGTCGACGGCAGCTTATGATGCCAG AATGGAGGCCCAGACAAAGATGACGATGATGAAGGAGAAGGCGGTGAAGGACTTAGCGCAGTACAACGCCGAAATAAAGGAGCTAGAGAGGCTGATCGCACACGAGCAGCGTCTTAAAGACTTCATGACTACAAAGTGCAACGAGAGCACAGGACTGGACAATGTCCTCAGCCACAAACACG AAATAAAGGAGCAGCAGAGGAACGACTCAGAGGTGGCAGCGGAGACTCTAGAGGAAGTTTTTCAGCGGATCAAGAAAGTGACCGGCGAAGATGATTTGGAAATGCTAGTCACTAAATTTATCCAGG CCGAAGACAGGAACTTTGCTCTCTTTAATTACGTGAACGAGCAAAACACAAACGCAGAGACGTTGAAAGATGAAATCAGACAG ATCAAAGAGGATATGGAGAGGTTTGAGGTGGAGGATcagcagcaggagcaggagcatCACACCACCCTCAATCAGACGAAGGAGCAGCAGCGTGACACTGAAGCTCAGGCCCTGGAGTACGAGGCCCAGGCCAAGGAAACCACAGAGATCCTGGATCAGATAAAGTCAG GAGTGAGCAGTTTGTTTAATAAGATCAATTGCGACCGTGCGGAGGTGGATGACCTGCTCGGTTCTTCATCTGGAATCAGAGACTCCAACATCATGACGTATTTGAAGCTGGTGGAGCAGAAAACCAACGAGCTTCTCACTGTGCAGGCCTTCATCAGCTCCAAG GACCGGGAGAAGTATTATGATGCAAAATTGGTGGCTCAGGTGCTGCTTGGGCAAAGTGCAGAGATGCAGAAACAAGCTCCTGTCATACAGCCTCCTGTCTCTGG CGATGACTACGATACAGAAGAGCTGCTACTCCCACATGACGATGAGAGACCTTTGACACATGAAGAACTCCGTCAGTGCATTATGAACAGg ATTCTTCAAAAGGAAGAAGCATTGCATGCTGGGAAAAGCAAAGAGGTGAGGTCTTCTAAACTCAGCGCTCTGTCGAGCCACAGACAGCATACACACGAATTCACACTGTGA